The genomic DNA GCCGAACAGTTCCTCGCGCACGCAGGGCAGGTTGATGTCGCCGGCATCGATGATGGTCGGCGCGTAGTAGAAGCCCGCGCCGATGTCCGGGCGCTTGCCTCCGGTCACGAGCGTGCCGCCCGCGGCGAGGCTCTCGGCCACGACCTTCTCGATCCAGTCGCGCTGGCGCAGCGTGGCTAAAGGCCCCATTTCGGTGGCCGGATCCTGTGGGTCGCCGATGCGGATCGCTTCGGCTTTTTGCTTCAGCCGACCGAGGAACTCCTGCCTCACCGAACGCTCGATGAGCAGCCGCGAGCCGGCGACGCAGCTCTGCCCGGTCGCGGCGAAGATACCGGCGACGACCGCATTGGCGGCGCTGTCGAGATCGGCGTCGGCGAAGACGACGACGGGGCTTTTGCCGCCAAGCTCAAGCGTCGTAAAGGCGAGGTTCTCCGCCGTGTTCCTGACGATGGCGCGCGCCGTCGACGGGCCGCCGGTGAAGGCGACGCGCGAGACCAGCGGATGGCTGGTCAGGCGCCGCCCGCATTCCTGGCCGAAGCCGGTGAGGATGTTGACAGCGCCGGCTGGAAAGCCGGCTTCGCTGACCAACTCGGCAAAGGCGAGCAGCGGCGCCGGGCCGTCCTCGGAGGCTTTGAGCACCACCGTGCAGCCGGCGGCCAGCGCCGGACCGAGCTTGACCGCCGAGAGGAAGAGCTGCGAGTTCCACGGCACCACCGCGGCAACGACGCCGATCGGCTCGCGGCGGATGGTGACGTCGAGATCCGCCTTGTCGATCGGCACATGCGCGCCTTCGTGCTTGTCGGCGAGCCCACCATAGTAGCGGTAGTAGTCGCCGACATAAGCGATCTGGGCGCGGGTCTCGCGGATGATCTTGCCGGTGTCGCGCGTCTCCAGCTCGGCCAGGCGCCCGGCATTGGCGGCGACGAGATCGCCGAGTTTCACCAGCAGCTTGCCACGCGCGGTTGCCGTCATCGACGCCCAAGGTCCGGAGCGCAGCGCGCGGTGCGCCGCCTCGACGGCGCGGTCGACGTCGACTTCGGTCGCCGCCGGCATCTTCGCCCAAGGCGCGCCGGTCGACGGATCGATGCTGTCGAAGGTCGCGGACGGCTCGTCGAAGCGGCCGTCGATGAAGTTCCTGAAAAGAGCGTCGGTCATGGAGGCTCGCGATCAGATAAAGGCCGGCATCACCCGGTCGATGAACAGTTGCAGAGATTTCTTCTTGCGCTCGTGCGAAAGGCCGCTGTCGATCCAGATCGAGTACTGGTCGTAGCCGAGCGTCTCGTAGGCCTTCAGCCGGCCGATCACCTCATCCGCCTCGCCGATCACCAGGTTCTGGCGCATCTTGTCCGGCGCGTATTGCGGCATGGCGGCAATCTCGTCGGCGGTCAGCGGCTCCAATATGCCCTGATGCACCGGCTTCTTGTTCTGGAACCAGGCGCCGAACTGACAGTAGAAGGTCGATAGATCCTGGCTGAGCCGATCGGCGTCGGCCGCATTCTCGGCGACGAATGTGTGCATCAAAAGCATGATCTCCGGCCGTTCGATGTCCGGATGCGCGGCGCAGGCGGCGTTGAAGCGCTGCATCAGGCTT from Mesorhizobium sp. M1E.F.Ca.ET.045.02.1.1 includes the following:
- a CDS encoding aldehyde dehydrogenase, with product MTDALFRNFIDGRFDEPSATFDSIDPSTGAPWAKMPAATEVDVDRAVEAAHRALRSGPWASMTATARGKLLVKLGDLVAANAGRLAELETRDTGKIIRETRAQIAYVGDYYRYYGGLADKHEGAHVPIDKADLDVTIRREPIGVVAAVVPWNSQLFLSAVKLGPALAAGCTVVLKASEDGPAPLLAFAELVSEAGFPAGAVNILTGFGQECGRRLTSHPLVSRVAFTGGPSTARAIVRNTAENLAFTTLELGGKSPVVVFADADLDSAANAVVAGIFAATGQSCVAGSRLLIERSVRQEFLGRLKQKAEAIRIGDPQDPATEMGPLATLRQRDWIEKVVAESLAAGGTLVTGGKRPDIGAGFYYAPTIIDAGDINLPCVREELFGPVLSVLAFDTEAEALALANDTPFGLASGVFTSNLGKAHRMARDIHAGVVWVNTYRAVSPLVPFGGYGLSGLGREGGLDAIRDYTRSKSVWIKTSDEPIPDPFVMR